The Bacteroides ovatus genomic interval TCCGTTCAATCTTTTTAAGTTTACAGATATGAAAAAGAGAATCATACAATTTCTCACGACCTATTTTTTATTTGTTCTTTTATTCGTTCTTCAGAAACCAATCTTCATGGTTTACTACCATGACTTATATACCAATGTATCTTTAGGTGACTACTTCCGCGTCATGTGGCACGGATTGCCTCTGGATTTATCTCTTGCAGGTTACCTGACCGCTATCCCCGGCTTACTGCTCATCGCCTCCGCCTGGACCAATTCATCCATACTCCGCCGCATCCGGCAAGGATACTTCGGGGTAATCGCCTTTATCATGGCCTGCATTTTTATCATCGACCTGGGATTATACGGCTTTTGGGGATTCCGTCTGGATGCCACCCCCGTTTTCTATTTCTTCTCTTCCCCCAAAGATGCTATGGCAAGCGTCAGCTTTTGGTTTGTACTATTGGGAATCTTATCTATGCTGATCTATGCAGCAATTTTATACTTTATTTTCTATTGCGTCCTTATCCGGGAGAAAAAGCCCCTGAAAATTCCTTATCGACGTCAGAATGTCTCGCTTGCACTCCTTTTGCTGACAGCGGCACTTTTCATCCCTATCCGGGGCGGATTCAGCGTATCCACCATGAATTTGAGCAAGGTGTATTTCAGTCAGGACCAACGCATGAATCATGCAGCCATCAATCCGGCATTCAGCTTCATGTATTCCGCCACCCACCAGAATAATTTCGATAAGCAATATCGCTTCATGGACCCGAAAATAGCCGACGAATTATTTGCAGAGATGGTAGACAAACCTGTCGCAGCAACAGACAGCATCCCCCAATTATTGAATACACAACGTCCGAACATTATTTTTATTATCCTTGAGAGTTTCTCCACACACTTGATGGAAACTTTCGGAGGACAACCTAATGTGGCTGTCAACATGGATAAATTCGCAAAGGAAGGCATACTATTCAGCAACTTCTACGGTAGCAGTTTCCGTACAGACCGCGGACTGGCATCCATTATCAGCGGATATCCCGGACAGCCAAGCACCAGCATCATGAAATATCCCGAAAAGACGGACAAACTTCCTTCTATCCCCCGCAGCTTGAAAAACGCAGGATATAATCTGGAATATTACTATGGTGGAGATGCCGATTTTACCAATATGCGCTCTTACCTGGTATCTTCCGGCATCGAGAAGATTATTTCCGATAAAGATTTTCCTCTGTCCGAACGTACAGGAAAATGGGGAGCACAGGATCACGTCTTATTCCAACGCCTGATGAAAGACCTGAAAGAAGAAAAACAAAAAGAACCGTTTCTGAAACTTGTACAGACATCAAGCAGCCACGAACCATTCGAAGTCCCGTTCCACAGACTGGATGACAAAATCCTCAATTCTTTTGCCTATGCCGATAGTTGCGTGGGAGATTTCGTGAAACAGTATCAAGAGACACCGCTATGGAAAAATACACTGTTTGTACTCGTTCCCGATCATCAGGGTGCATATCCGTATCCAATAGAAAATCCGCTGGACGGCCAAACCATTCCACTGATTTTAATTGGAGGTGCAATAAAACAACCCTTGGTTGTAGATACTTATGCTTCACAAATAGACATCGCCGCTACCCTGCTCGCTCAACTAGGATTGCCGCATGATGAATTTACTTTCAGCAAAAATATCATGAATCCGGCGTCACCTCATTTCGCATACTTTACCCGGCCGAATTATTTCGGAATGATTACCGCCGATAATCAATTGGTATATAACCTCGATGCCAATACTGTGCAACTGGACGAAGGTACTGCCAAAGGAGCCAACCTGGAAAAAGGAAAAGCGTTCCTGCAGAAGCTCTACGACGACCTGGCGAAACGCTAGGAAATGAGTTATATTGAATATTTATAAAGTAATATAGGACAATTTTCTATTCTTTATTGTATATTTGCGACATTAAAATAGATCAATAAAGCCTGATGATACACACCGGAATTGTCCAATATCTTTCGGAGATAGATACAAATATCTTCTTGTCTTTCAATGGTATACATTCCCCTTTCTGGGATTATTTCATGAGTTCTTTCACGGGTAAATTCATCTGGATTCCCATGTATGCCACTATATTGTATATTTTATTAAAAAACTTCCACTGGAAAGTAGTAATGTGCTACGTGGCTGCCATTGCACTGACTATCACCTTTGCCGACCAGATGTGCAGCAGCATCATTCGTCCGGTAG includes:
- a CDS encoding LTA synthase family protein, producing MKKRIIQFLTTYFLFVLLFVLQKPIFMVYYHDLYTNVSLGDYFRVMWHGLPLDLSLAGYLTAIPGLLLIASAWTNSSILRRIRQGYFGVIAFIMACIFIIDLGLYGFWGFRLDATPVFYFFSSPKDAMASVSFWFVLLGILSMLIYAAILYFIFYCVLIREKKPLKIPYRRQNVSLALLLLTAALFIPIRGGFSVSTMNLSKVYFSQDQRMNHAAINPAFSFMYSATHQNNFDKQYRFMDPKIADELFAEMVDKPVAATDSIPQLLNTQRPNIIFIILESFSTHLMETFGGQPNVAVNMDKFAKEGILFSNFYGSSFRTDRGLASIISGYPGQPSTSIMKYPEKTDKLPSIPRSLKNAGYNLEYYYGGDADFTNMRSYLVSSGIEKIISDKDFPLSERTGKWGAQDHVLFQRLMKDLKEEKQKEPFLKLVQTSSSHEPFEVPFHRLDDKILNSFAYADSCVGDFVKQYQETPLWKNTLFVLVPDHQGAYPYPIENPLDGQTIPLILIGGAIKQPLVVDTYASQIDIAATLLAQLGLPHDEFTFSKNIMNPASPHFAYFTRPNYFGMITADNQLVYNLDANTVQLDEGTAKGANLEKGKAFLQKLYDDLAKR